The following are encoded in a window of Chryseobacterium sp. genomic DNA:
- a CDS encoding YaiO family outer membrane beta-barrel protein produces MKSSYFSFISAPKKTIAVASFCMLPLSALAQQQPSSDELFIQARTAAFEDKDYPKAISLAKQALEISPDYTDISVFVGRLYTWNKNVDQARAVFAELERKQEDDADFFLAYASLEYWNDSNGRALEILEKATALHPDSETLWLLQSKVYFSENQYLKAEEAANKVLTINPVNTEAREMLVKLRDLTAKNAIGITYSYTHFDKQFAEDWHLTGLSYKRVTPVGSVILKGNLANKFGDTGTQLELEAYPRLSKTFYLYVGAGYSNDVGIFPKYRTGLSLNANLPKSFEAEIGYRQLYFSDNIWLYTAAVGKYYKNFWFNLRTYITPDEKNISHSYTGTVRYYTKGADDYISVQAGTGISPDDSRNNLLESENYKLKTFKIGADYNFVINKTNVFSVGAMYFNQEYRANTRGNQFDLSLGYTKRF; encoded by the coding sequence ATGAAGTCATCTTATTTTTCATTTATTTCAGCTCCCAAAAAAACAATCGCCGTTGCTTCATTTTGTATGTTGCCTTTAAGTGCATTGGCGCAGCAACAGCCAAGTTCAGACGAACTTTTTATTCAGGCCCGCACAGCCGCATTTGAAGATAAAGACTATCCGAAAGCCATCTCCCTGGCAAAACAGGCTTTGGAAATCTCACCGGATTACACCGATATTTCCGTCTTTGTAGGGAGGCTCTATACATGGAATAAGAACGTAGATCAAGCGCGGGCTGTTTTTGCCGAACTTGAGCGTAAGCAGGAAGATGATGCCGATTTCTTTCTGGCATATGCCTCTCTGGAATACTGGAATGACAGTAATGGCCGCGCACTGGAAATCCTGGAAAAGGCCACTGCACTTCATCCTGACTCAGAAACATTATGGCTGCTGCAATCGAAAGTATACTTCAGCGAAAATCAGTATCTGAAAGCAGAAGAAGCGGCAAATAAAGTTTTAACAATTAATCCAGTAAATACTGAAGCACGGGAAATGCTTGTAAAGCTAAGAGATCTTACTGCCAAAAATGCGATCGGAATAACTTACAGCTACACTCATTTTGATAAACAGTTTGCTGAAGACTGGCATTTAACAGGTCTTAGCTACAAAAGGGTAACACCTGTCGGCTCCGTTATTCTGAAAGGAAATTTGGCTAATAAATTTGGCGATACCGGCACTCAGCTTGAACTGGAAGCTTATCCACGACTTTCTAAAACATTTTACCTGTATGTAGGCGCAGGATATTCAAATGACGTCGGCATTTTTCCAAAATACAGAACCGGCTTATCTCTGAATGCAAATCTGCCCAAAAGTTTTGAGGCCGAAATTGGTTATCGCCAGCTTTATTTTTCAGATAATATCTGGCTTTATACGGCTGCAGTAGGTAAATACTATAAAAATTTCTGGTTTAACCTTCGAACGTACATTACTCCGGACGAAAAGAATATTTCACATTCCTACACAGGAACCGTAAGATATTACACAAAAGGTGCTGACGATTATATCTCCGTACAGGCCGGAACCGGAATAAGTCCCGACGACAGCCGCAATAATTTGCTCGAGAGCGAAAACTATAAACTGAAAACCTTTAAAATTGGTGCAGACTATAATTTTGTAATAAACAAAACCAACGTTTTTTCAGTAGGAGCTATGTATTTTAATCAGGAATACAGAGCCAATACCCGTGGGAATCAGTTTGATCTTTCTTTAGGATATACCAAAAGGTTTTAA
- a CDS encoding sulfatase-like hydrolase/transferase, with the protein MTEFSHIVYEVVIWFFLLYACGVLLVYSWMGIYALGAILRYKRENTFTDYNIIASNPNAPVFSLIAPAYNEGMTIVENVRSLLSLYYHNLEIIIVNDGSKDDSIQKLIDAYELESVAFFIQGNIPTAEVRGIYKSKNPAFHKLIVVDKANGGKADALNVGVNISSGDYLVCIDVDCILEQDSILKLAKPFLQQTDKKLIACGGVIRLANNCRIENGKVVEVNLPRTLLGKTQVLEYIRAFVLGRMAWSRASGLILISGAFGVFDRKIVLACGGYDKNTVGEDMELVVRMRQYMEERNEPYEVITIPDPLCWTEAPESKEILVKQRNRWMRGTMETLWKHRRMMFNPKYGKLGTVSLPYWFSFEFLGPIIEFAGYFFFILFLILGIINWSFFLILCALVISAGFLYSFYAILVDLVSRQVYTKRKDFLSLIGTALLEPFYFHPIVVKAGVKGFIDYFKKSHSWGEMTRQGFSQETKNLPWGKRMLAILKFGLRSWGVTAAVFVLMFLISVAAEWAWYRYAVESFESHLIVLSLLLDNTLFLFKILFGTGIIYLLLNFVKTGWARNLALILFSAMIIFQFVLFIYFSESGNMLGADVQYYTKAEMKQTLDASGMLTMKNMALMLILTVIAVIPFYLAGRTAFKSPLAGIVILSVGLVSFLIPRHLIDTDKINEFGQAAAKSKWEYFFSSNMNNVLARPEISELLGNGGKFNLHSEMLDENYPFWKKEDTQDFLGPLLNKSEKVPNLVLIVMEGFGHAYTSPEGYIGNFAPFLDKLSSKGLSWENALSSSGRTFAALPTLTGSLPFAQNGFLELERIPPHFNLYNVLQRNGFSTGFYYGGDSHFDKMDQYLKYSEVEHIIDEKSFGRGYLKLPSKNGQSWGYEDQAVFSKMLHFQEEQNRPYFNTLFTLSTHSPFLINKAGYYEKQFFRILNSGKLNPQQKQLATEHKKQLTAILNADDALKGFFEEYQKRADFANTIFVITGDHSMPEIMLQSKIDRFRVPLVIYSSLIKEPKRFNTIVSHFDVAPSLLSYYRRNYNLKTPSTVAWVGEGLKSTQSTNAAGIPIMKSKDQLQNFVFGNYHLQDKQVFHLTKMQEDPVYDAKERKRILSYFNNFRAMNSSFTSSNKLMPDSTVTNFFRNR; encoded by the coding sequence ATGACAGAGTTTTCCCACATTGTTTATGAGGTTGTAATATGGTTTTTCCTGCTTTATGCATGTGGCGTTCTGCTGGTGTACAGTTGGATGGGAATATATGCACTTGGAGCTATCCTGCGCTATAAGAGGGAAAACACATTTACAGATTACAATATTATTGCATCCAATCCCAATGCCCCTGTTTTCAGCTTAATTGCCCCGGCATACAATGAGGGGATGACGATTGTGGAAAATGTTCGTTCCCTGCTGTCCCTGTATTATCATAATCTTGAGATTATTATCGTTAATGACGGCAGTAAGGACGATTCCATTCAGAAACTCATCGATGCCTATGAACTTGAGTCTGTGGCTTTTTTTATTCAGGGCAATATACCTACGGCGGAGGTGCGCGGAATCTATAAAAGTAAAAACCCGGCATTTCATAAACTCATAGTCGTGGATAAGGCAAACGGAGGTAAAGCCGATGCGCTGAATGTAGGTGTAAATATTTCCAGCGGAGATTACCTGGTTTGTATTGATGTAGACTGTATTCTGGAGCAGGACTCAATACTTAAACTGGCGAAACCTTTTCTTCAGCAAACTGATAAGAAACTCATCGCCTGCGGCGGAGTAATCCGTCTGGCCAACAACTGCCGGATTGAGAACGGTAAAGTGGTGGAAGTCAATCTGCCGAGAACTTTGCTTGGTAAAACACAGGTCCTGGAATACATCCGTGCTTTCGTTCTCGGACGCATGGCGTGGTCCCGAGCCTCCGGACTTATTCTGATTTCAGGCGCCTTCGGCGTTTTCGACAGGAAAATTGTTCTGGCCTGTGGAGGATATGATAAGAACACAGTGGGCGAAGATATGGAACTTGTGGTGCGCATGCGTCAGTATATGGAGGAGCGCAATGAACCTTATGAAGTGATTACCATTCCGGACCCCCTGTGCTGGACCGAAGCTCCGGAATCCAAAGAAATTCTTGTAAAACAGCGTAACCGATGGATGCGCGGGACTATGGAAACACTTTGGAAGCACCGCCGGATGATGTTCAATCCCAAGTACGGCAAATTAGGCACGGTAAGCCTTCCGTATTGGTTCAGTTTTGAATTTTTAGGACCAATCATTGAATTTGCGGGATATTTCTTTTTCATCCTTTTCCTCATCCTCGGCATTATCAACTGGTCATTCTTTCTGATTCTCTGTGCTCTCGTTATCTCAGCCGGATTCCTCTATTCATTCTATGCCATTCTTGTTGATCTGGTGAGCAGGCAGGTCTACACCAAGCGAAAGGACTTTCTTTCCTTAATAGGGACGGCCCTTCTGGAACCATTTTACTTTCATCCTATTGTAGTGAAGGCAGGTGTTAAAGGTTTTATCGATTATTTTAAAAAATCACATTCATGGGGCGAAATGACCAGGCAGGGTTTCAGTCAGGAAACAAAAAACCTTCCGTGGGGAAAAAGGATGCTGGCTATCCTGAAATTTGGACTAAGGTCCTGGGGGGTAACTGCTGCTGTGTTTGTACTCATGTTTTTAATTTCAGTGGCTGCCGAATGGGCCTGGTACAGGTATGCAGTAGAAAGTTTTGAATCGCATCTTATCGTACTGAGTCTTCTTTTGGATAATACGCTGTTCCTTTTCAAAATCTTGTTTGGTACTGGTATTATTTATCTGCTGTTAAATTTTGTAAAAACCGGATGGGCCCGTAATCTCGCGCTGATTCTTTTCAGTGCCATGATTATTTTCCAGTTCGTCCTGTTTATTTATTTTTCGGAATCCGGCAACATGCTTGGTGCCGATGTACAGTATTACACCAAGGCTGAAATGAAGCAAACGTTGGATGCCAGTGGAATGCTCACTATGAAGAATATGGCGCTGATGCTAATTCTTACTGTAATCGCGGTAATCCCTTTTTACTTAGCAGGCAGAACTGCTTTTAAATCGCCGCTTGCCGGTATTGTAATTCTGTCCGTAGGACTTGTTTCGTTCCTCATCCCCAGACATCTTATCGATACGGATAAAATTAACGAATTCGGACAAGCCGCCGCAAAGAGTAAATGGGAATATTTCTTCAGTTCAAATATGAACAATGTGCTTGCCCGTCCTGAAATTTCAGAACTCTTAGGCAATGGAGGTAAGTTTAATTTGCATTCAGAAATGCTGGATGAAAATTATCCGTTTTGGAAAAAAGAAGATACACAGGATTTCCTGGGACCTCTGCTAAATAAGTCAGAAAAAGTTCCCAATCTCGTTCTAATTGTAATGGAGGGGTTTGGTCATGCATATACCTCGCCGGAAGGTTATATTGGTAATTTTGCACCTTTTCTAGACAAGCTGTCTTCTAAAGGGCTATCCTGGGAAAATGCCCTCAGTTCTTCCGGGCGTACATTTGCGGCTTTGCCCACGCTCACGGGATCACTTCCTTTCGCGCAGAACGGTTTTCTGGAACTCGAGAGAATACCGCCGCACTTTAACCTTTATAATGTATTGCAGCGGAACGGTTTCAGTACAGGGTTTTATTATGGGGGTGACAGTCATTTTGACAAGATGGACCAGTACCTAAAATATAGCGAAGTAGAACATATTATTGATGAAAAGTCCTTTGGACGGGGTTATTTAAAACTGCCATCAAAAAATGGGCAAAGCTGGGGTTATGAGGATCAGGCCGTATTTTCTAAAATGCTTCACTTTCAGGAAGAACAAAACCGTCCCTATTTTAATACGCTATTTACACTTTCAACACACAGTCCTTTCCTCATTAACAAGGCGGGCTATTATGAAAAGCAATTCTTTAGGATTTTGAATTCCGGAAAATTGAATCCGCAGCAAAAACAACTTGCCACTGAGCATAAAAAACAGTTAACCGCAATTCTGAATGCAGACGATGCATTGAAAGGTTTTTTTGAAGAGTACCAGAAACGTGCAGATTTTGCAAACACCATTTTTGTAATTACCGGAGATCACAGTATGCCGGAGATTATGCTGCAGTCTAAAATTGACCGGTTCCGTGTTCCATTGGTTATTTATTCAAGTTTAATCAAAGAACCTAAACGTTTTAATACCATTGTAAGTCATTTTGATGTGGCACCCTCACTGCTTTCCTATTACCGCAGAAATTATAACCTGAAAACGCCGTCCACCGTCGCATGGGTAGGTGAAGGTCTTAAAAGTACTCAGAGTACAAATGCGGCGGGGATTCCTATCATGAAAAGTAAGGACCAACTCCAGAATTTTGTTTTCGGAAACTATCACTTGCAGGACAAGCAGGTTTTTCACTTAACAAAGATGCAGGAGGACCCTGTATATGATGCAAAAGAGCGTAAAAGAATATTGAGTTATTTTAATAATTTCCGGGCTATGAACAGTAGTTTCACCTCATCAAACAAACTAATGCCGGACAGCACAGTGACTAATTTTTTCAGAAACCGGTAA
- a CDS encoding response regulator transcription factor, translating into MTILIAEDDELILRTIEHKLQKEGYEVILTRNGKEAIDTVMERNVDLVISDIMMPFASGVEILAAIKSAGKNIPVIMLSSMGQEDVILNAFGLGAADFIVKPFSPNELMLRVKRLAAS; encoded by the coding sequence ATGACTATTTTAATAGCTGAGGATGATGAACTTATTTTAAGAACTATTGAACACAAACTGCAGAAGGAAGGTTACGAAGTGATTCTCACCAGAAACGGAAAGGAGGCAATTGATACAGTTATGGAGAGGAATGTAGACCTTGTCATTAGTGATATTATGATGCCTTTTGCTTCCGGGGTTGAAATACTTGCAGCTATAAAATCCGCAGGTAAGAACATTCCTGTAATTATGCTCTCCAGCATGGGCCAGGAAGATGTAATCCTGAACGCTTTTGGTTTGGGAGCAGCCGATTTCATTGTAAAACCTTTTAGCCCTAACGAACTGATGCTTAGGGTGAAGAGATTAGCGGCATCCTGA
- a CDS encoding HEAT repeat domain-containing protein — protein sequence MLLSISLHFLVIVLISLLAVVLLLIFAVLLYGLLQYRKQVSIESWSAEIDAVIAGAIVNGGEVPGRINNSGIAQRPAYRRLMLEKLISAEKKFSGGAGLIIRSLFNENGLEKESLSKLGQKRTHLIAGGILELTAMRVGKALPAISRLLHHPSPQVYQEAQYSVVTFNGFEGLNFLNDAQGILSEWQQLRLLNSIPEVPPDSEGMLREWLQSANPSVTVFVLRIISKYQLLNMYADVLALFSHPNIQIRLQAVETLQTLENAETLSDYFSSYETQPDEVKVEIINSICKMSDIRAADFFRQKLLGNDSVAARIGAAKGLHGLNLSGELQSLASKSCSPSELVSIIKHVLQEKI from the coding sequence ATGTTGCTTAGTATTTCCCTCCATTTTCTCGTCATAGTACTCATCAGCCTGCTTGCTGTGGTGTTGCTGCTTATTTTTGCTGTACTGCTTTATGGATTGCTGCAGTACCGAAAGCAGGTTAGCATTGAATCGTGGTCTGCAGAGATTGACGCTGTAATTGCCGGGGCGATTGTAAATGGAGGCGAGGTCCCCGGTCGAATCAATAATTCCGGAATTGCCCAGCGTCCTGCCTACCGGAGGCTCATGCTGGAAAAATTAATCAGCGCCGAAAAGAAGTTTTCCGGCGGCGCAGGCCTCATCATACGGTCGCTTTTTAATGAAAATGGTTTGGAAAAGGAAAGTTTAAGTAAACTTGGCCAAAAGCGGACGCATCTTATTGCGGGTGGCATACTGGAGCTTACCGCAATGAGGGTAGGAAAGGCTTTGCCGGCCATCTCACGGCTGCTGCATCACCCGTCACCTCAGGTGTATCAGGAGGCACAGTATTCTGTAGTGACTTTCAATGGTTTTGAAGGTCTGAATTTTTTAAATGATGCTCAGGGAATACTGTCGGAATGGCAGCAGTTGCGGCTGCTCAATTCCATACCGGAGGTTCCGCCGGATTCTGAAGGCATGCTGCGCGAGTGGCTGCAAAGTGCAAATCCATCTGTGACTGTTTTTGTACTGCGGATCATCAGCAAATATCAATTGCTTAATATGTATGCTGATGTATTAGCCCTTTTCAGTCATCCAAACATACAAATCCGGCTTCAGGCCGTGGAAACTCTGCAAACACTGGAGAATGCAGAAACACTGTCGGATTATTTTTCATCATACGAAACCCAGCCTGATGAGGTGAAAGTTGAAATCATAAATTCAATTTGTAAAATGTCCGACATTCGCGCGGCCGACTTTTTCAGGCAAAAACTATTGGGTAATGACTCTGTAGCAGCAAGGATTGGTGCCGCAAAAGGTCTACACGGACTTAATCTGTCCGGAGAGTTGCAGTCCTTAGCTTCAAAGTCCTGTTCCCCTTCAGAATTGGTTTCAATTATTAAACACGTTTTACAGGAAAAAATATGA